DNA sequence from the Pseudomonadota bacterium genome:
CCCCTTCCCGCGTGACGGAGACGCCCTGACGCAGGCCTACGTCTTGGCCGACATGCGTTTGGCGCGCCAGCGCTGACGCATCTTGGCCATGGATTCCGGCGTGCCGTCCAGGTCCGACCCGAACCACTTGTCGCACGGCGTGAACGTGTTGCCGTAGTTGCAGTTGTAGTAGCGGTGATGCAGCTGGTGATGGAACGCGCCCAACATGAACATCGGCTTGTCTTTCAGCAGAATGCTGTCGTAGCCGGTGTGCGATGTCGCC
Encoded proteins:
- a CDS encoding sterol desaturase family protein, which gives rise to ATSHTGYDSILLKDKPMFMLGAFHHQLHHRYYNCNYGNTFTPCDKWFGSDLDGTPESMAKMRQRWRAKRMSAKT